A window of Apodemus sylvaticus chromosome 9, mApoSyl1.1, whole genome shotgun sequence contains these coding sequences:
- the Znf451 gene encoding E3 SUMO-protein ligase ZNF451 isoform X1, whose amino-acid sequence MGDPGPEIIESVPPAGPEASESTADENEDDIQFVSEGPLRPVLEYIDLVSSDDEEPSTSYSENFKCKDYIDHQKDKVALTLARLARHVEVEKQQKEEKNRAFREKLDFQHAHGLQELEFIQGHSETEAAKQCVDQWLKMSGLRTRAVNSGTKRSFQSGGRMWRSEKPILCPIMHCNKEFDNGHLLLGHLKRFDHSPCDPTITLHGPLANVFACAVCYEHFVTQQQYKDHLLSRTAAADGHSSSLLPQIIQCFACPHCFLLFSTKDECLKHMSAKSHFRQIFKLGDDKGTARPISFPSFAKKRLVSLCKDVPFQVKCVACRQTLRSHMEITAHFRVRCRNAGPVAIAEKSITQVAKEFIVRGYCLDCNQVFMDEASTQSHKDSGHKITLANSVEESVLLYCHISEGSRPPCDLHLFSQPKISSLKRILSIKESSVEDCVIPTKKVNLGVESLGGPTRVQKPSSAVTAWFCECSRRFPSEDAVEKHVFSANTMCYKCVVCGKVCEDSGVMRLHMSRFHGGAHLNNFLFWCRTCKKELVKKDVIMAHVTEFHRGHRYFYEMEEVEEEAMSSSSAESHPNADRPPSPIAVVDPCPAQSPPRGRWQCRICEDMFDSQEGVKQHCMSLTSHRFHRYSCAHCRKTFHKVETLSRHCQDEHDSEVRMKYFCGLCDLIFNKEDAFLSHYKEQHSIDYVFVSEKTKTSIKTEDDFKIVETSDLLSCGCHESYLCKVNRKEDYDQCLQTMLEKGKLWFRCSACSATAQNAADIHAHVSEAHRKEKSDEEQPYVIKCGVCTKAFQNTEGAQQHFHRKHAAFQKPATTHGGADRSSTGQLAASVSHTEKNPKQASHQKHPDVERGAEHDVRCQNIEEEVELPDVDYLRTMTHIVFVDFDNWSNFFGHLPGHLNQGTFIWGFQGGNTNWKPPLSCKVYNYLNRIGCFFLHPRCSKRKDAADFAICMHAGRLDEQLPKQIPFTILSGDQGFLELENQFKKTQRPAHILNPHHLEGDMMCALLNSISDTTKECDSDDSSGMKGSPAEGLRATEDVELEEAIRRSLEEM is encoded by the exons AACTTTAAATGCAAAGACTATATAGATCATCAGAAGGATAAAGTTGCTTTAACATTGGCCCGCCTGGCCCGTCATGTTGAagtggaaaaacaacaaaaagaagagaagaacagGGCATtcagg gAAAAACTTGATTTTCAGCACGCTCACGGTTTACAAGAATTGGAATTTATCCAAGGGCATtcagaaacagaagcagcaaAACAGTGTGTGGACCAGTGGCTAAAAATGTCAG GACTCAGAACAAGGGCAGTCAATTCTGGAACAAAAAGATCATTCCAAAGTGGAGGCAGAATGTGGAGGTCTGAGAAGCCAATTTTGTGTCCTATAATGCACTGTAACAAGGAATTTGACAATGGGCACCTTCTGTTGGGACATTTGAAAAG GTTTGATCACTCCCCTTGCGACCCCACCATTACCTTACACGGACCTCTGGCcaatgtgtttgcatgtgcggTGTGCTATGAACACTTTGTTACTCAACAGCAGTACAAGGACCATCTTCTCTCCAGG ACAGCTGCCGCTGATGGACATAGCAGTAGCCTTCTTCCTCAGATTATTCAGTGTTTTGCTTGTCCACATTGCTTTCTTCTGTTTAGCACCAAGGATGAGTGTTTGAAGCACATGTCTGCAAAGAGTCATTTCCGTCAGATCTTTAAACTGGGTG ATGATAAGGGGACGGCTCGCCCGATATCATTTCCATCTTTTGCAAAGAAGCGTTTGGTGTCTCTGTGCAAAGACGTTCCGTTTCAGGTGAAGTGTGTGGCCTGCCGCCAGACTCTGCGTTCCCACATGGAGATCACTGCCCACTTCAG GGTTCGTTGTCGAAATGCTGGACCTGTAGCTATAGCTGAGAAAAGCATTACTCAGGTTGCAAAAGAATTCATAGTAAGAGGTTATTGTTTAGATTGCAACCAGGTCTTTATGGATGAAGCCAGCACCCAAAGTCACAAGGATTCAGGACACAAAATTACACTTGCGAACTCAGTGGAAGAATCTGTCTTGCTGTATTGCCACATCAGTGAAGGGAGTAGGCCTCCTTGTGATTTACATTTATTCAGTCAACCAAAAATTTCATCACTTAAGCGAATTCTGTCTATTAAAGAGTCCAGTGTGGAGGATTGTGTcattccaacaaagaaagtgaacctAGGTGTTGAAAGCCTCGGAGGTCCAACTCGTGTGCAGAAGCCGAGTTCAGCAGTCACAGCCTGGTTTTGTGAATGCAGTCGGCGGTTTCCAAGTGAAGATGCGGTGGAAAAGCATGTGTTCTCGGCAAACACAATGTGTTACAAGTGTGTGGTCTGTGGAAAAGTTTGTGAAGATTCAGGGGTCATGCGTTTACACATGAGCCGGTTTCATGGAGGGGCGCATTTAAATAACTTTCTATTTTGGTGTCGGACGTGCAAAAAGGAGTTAGTAAAGAAAGATGTCATCATGGCTCACGTCACCGAGTTCCATCGTGGGCATAGGTATTTCTATGagatggaggaggtagaggaggaggccATGTCGTCGTCCTCTGCGGAGAGCCATCCCAATGCTGACAGACCGCCTTCCCCCATTGCTGTCGTTGACCCCTGCCCGGCACAGAGTCCCCCCAGGGGCAGGTGGCAGTGCCGCATCTGTGAGGACATGTTCGATTCCCAGGAGGGTGTGAAGCAGCACTGCATGTCCTTGACGAGCCACCGCTTTCACAGATACAGCTGTGCCCACTGCAGAAAGACTTTCCATAAAGTGGAAACTCTGTCCCGGCATTGCCAGGACGAGCATGACAGTGAGGTCAGGATGAAGTACTTCTGTGGGCTGTGTGATCTCATTTTTAACAAGGAAGATGCATTTCTGAGTCACTATAAGGAACAGCACAGCATAGATTATGTGTTTGtgtcagaaaaaacaaaaacctcaattAAAACAGAAGATGATTTTAAAATAGTCGAGACCAGTGATTTATTAAGCTGTGGTTGTCATGAGAGCTACCTCTGTAAAGTCAACAGGAAGGAAGACTACGACCAATGCCTTCAGACCATGCTGGAGAAAGGAAAGCTGTGGTTTCGCTGCAGCGCATGCTCAGCCACAGCACAGAACGCGGCCGACATTCATGCTCACGTCTCTGAAGcgcacagaaaagagaaaagcgACGAGGAGCAGCCATATGTGATCAAGTGTGGCGTCTGCACCAAAGCATTCCAAAACACCGAGGGCGCTCAGCAGCACTTCCACAGGAAGCACGCCGCCTTCCAGAAGCCCGCCACGACCCATGGCGGAGCCGACAGAAGCAGCACGGGCCAGCTTGCTGCTAGTGTCTCACACACTGAGAAAAACCCGAAACAGGCGAGCCACCAGAAACACCCCGATGTAGAAAGGGGCGCTGAGCACGACGTGCGCTGCCAGAACATAG aGGAGGAAGTTGAGCTTCCAGACGTGGACTACCTGCGAACCATGACTCATATAGTCTTTGTAGATTTTGATAACTGGTCGAACTTTTTTGGTCATCTACCTGGGCATCTTAATCAAggaacatttatttggggctttcAAG GGGGAAACACCAATTGGAAGCCTCCTCTCAGCTGTAAGGTCTATAATTACTTGAACAGGATTGGATGCTTCTTTCTTCATCCTCGCTGTAGTAAAAGAAAAGATGCTGCTGATTTtgccatatgtatgcat GCTGGCCGTCTAGATGAACAACTGCCCAAACAAATTCCTTTCACCATCCTCTCGGGAGACCAGGGCTTTCTGGAGCTAGAGAATCAATTTAAGAAGACCCAGAGGCCAGCTCATATACTGAACCCTCACCACTTAGAGGGAGACATGATGTGTGCCTTGTTAAATAGCATATCTGATACTACCAAAG AGTGTGACAGCGATGACAGCTCAGGCATGAAAGGCTCTCCAGCAGAGGGACTCAGGGCCACCGAGG atgTGGAATTAGAAGAAGCTATTAGAAGAAGTCTtgaagaaatgtaa
- the Znf451 gene encoding E3 SUMO-protein ligase ZNF451 isoform X2 — MGDPGPEIIESVPPAGPEASESTADENEDDIQFVSEGPLRPVLEYIDLVSSDDEEPSTSYSENFKCKDYIDHQKDKVALTLARLARHVEVEKQQKEEKNRAFREKLDFQHAHGLQELEFIQGHSETEAAKQCVDQWLKMSGLRTRAVNSGTKRSFQSGGRMWRSEKPILCPIMHCNKEFDNGHLLLGHLKRFDHSPCDPTITLHGPLANVFACAVCYEHFVTQQQYKDHLLSRTAAADGHSSSLLPQIIQCFACPHCFLLFSTKDECLKHMSAKSHFRQIFKLGDDKGTARPISFPSFAKKRLVSLCKDVPFQVKCVACRQTLRSHMEITAHFRVRCRNAGPVAIAEKSITQVAKEFIVRGYCLDCNQVFMDEASTQSHKDSGHKITLANSVEESVLLYCHISEGSRPPCDLHLFSQPKISSLKRILSIKESSVEDCVIPTKKVNLGVESLGGPTRVQKPSSAVTAWFCECSRRFPSEDAVEKHVFSANTMCYKCVVCGKVCEDSGVMRLHMSRFHGGAHLNNFLFWCRTCKKELVKKDVIMAHVTEFHRGHRYFYEMEEVEEEAMSSSSAESHPNADRPPSPIAVVDPCPAQSPPRGRWQCRICEDMFDSQEGVKQHCMSLTSHRFHRYSCAHCRKTFHKVETLSRHCQDEHDSEVRMKYFCGLCDLIFNKEDAFLSHYKEQHSIDYVFVSEKTKTSIKTEDDFKIVETSDLLSCGCHESYLCKVNRKEDYDQCLQTMLEKGKLWFRCSACSATAQNAADIHAHVSEAHRKEKSDEEQPYVIKCGVCTKAFQNTEGAQQHFHRKHAAFQKPATTHGGADRSSTGQLAASVSHTEKNPKQASHQKHPDVERGAEHDVRCQNIEEEVELPDVDYLRTMTHIVFVDFDNWSNFFGHLPGHLNQGTFIWGFQGGNTNWKPPLSCKVYNYLNRIGCFFLHPRCSKRKDAADFAICMHSVTAMTAQA; from the exons AACTTTAAATGCAAAGACTATATAGATCATCAGAAGGATAAAGTTGCTTTAACATTGGCCCGCCTGGCCCGTCATGTTGAagtggaaaaacaacaaaaagaagagaagaacagGGCATtcagg gAAAAACTTGATTTTCAGCACGCTCACGGTTTACAAGAATTGGAATTTATCCAAGGGCATtcagaaacagaagcagcaaAACAGTGTGTGGACCAGTGGCTAAAAATGTCAG GACTCAGAACAAGGGCAGTCAATTCTGGAACAAAAAGATCATTCCAAAGTGGAGGCAGAATGTGGAGGTCTGAGAAGCCAATTTTGTGTCCTATAATGCACTGTAACAAGGAATTTGACAATGGGCACCTTCTGTTGGGACATTTGAAAAG GTTTGATCACTCCCCTTGCGACCCCACCATTACCTTACACGGACCTCTGGCcaatgtgtttgcatgtgcggTGTGCTATGAACACTTTGTTACTCAACAGCAGTACAAGGACCATCTTCTCTCCAGG ACAGCTGCCGCTGATGGACATAGCAGTAGCCTTCTTCCTCAGATTATTCAGTGTTTTGCTTGTCCACATTGCTTTCTTCTGTTTAGCACCAAGGATGAGTGTTTGAAGCACATGTCTGCAAAGAGTCATTTCCGTCAGATCTTTAAACTGGGTG ATGATAAGGGGACGGCTCGCCCGATATCATTTCCATCTTTTGCAAAGAAGCGTTTGGTGTCTCTGTGCAAAGACGTTCCGTTTCAGGTGAAGTGTGTGGCCTGCCGCCAGACTCTGCGTTCCCACATGGAGATCACTGCCCACTTCAG GGTTCGTTGTCGAAATGCTGGACCTGTAGCTATAGCTGAGAAAAGCATTACTCAGGTTGCAAAAGAATTCATAGTAAGAGGTTATTGTTTAGATTGCAACCAGGTCTTTATGGATGAAGCCAGCACCCAAAGTCACAAGGATTCAGGACACAAAATTACACTTGCGAACTCAGTGGAAGAATCTGTCTTGCTGTATTGCCACATCAGTGAAGGGAGTAGGCCTCCTTGTGATTTACATTTATTCAGTCAACCAAAAATTTCATCACTTAAGCGAATTCTGTCTATTAAAGAGTCCAGTGTGGAGGATTGTGTcattccaacaaagaaagtgaacctAGGTGTTGAAAGCCTCGGAGGTCCAACTCGTGTGCAGAAGCCGAGTTCAGCAGTCACAGCCTGGTTTTGTGAATGCAGTCGGCGGTTTCCAAGTGAAGATGCGGTGGAAAAGCATGTGTTCTCGGCAAACACAATGTGTTACAAGTGTGTGGTCTGTGGAAAAGTTTGTGAAGATTCAGGGGTCATGCGTTTACACATGAGCCGGTTTCATGGAGGGGCGCATTTAAATAACTTTCTATTTTGGTGTCGGACGTGCAAAAAGGAGTTAGTAAAGAAAGATGTCATCATGGCTCACGTCACCGAGTTCCATCGTGGGCATAGGTATTTCTATGagatggaggaggtagaggaggaggccATGTCGTCGTCCTCTGCGGAGAGCCATCCCAATGCTGACAGACCGCCTTCCCCCATTGCTGTCGTTGACCCCTGCCCGGCACAGAGTCCCCCCAGGGGCAGGTGGCAGTGCCGCATCTGTGAGGACATGTTCGATTCCCAGGAGGGTGTGAAGCAGCACTGCATGTCCTTGACGAGCCACCGCTTTCACAGATACAGCTGTGCCCACTGCAGAAAGACTTTCCATAAAGTGGAAACTCTGTCCCGGCATTGCCAGGACGAGCATGACAGTGAGGTCAGGATGAAGTACTTCTGTGGGCTGTGTGATCTCATTTTTAACAAGGAAGATGCATTTCTGAGTCACTATAAGGAACAGCACAGCATAGATTATGTGTTTGtgtcagaaaaaacaaaaacctcaattAAAACAGAAGATGATTTTAAAATAGTCGAGACCAGTGATTTATTAAGCTGTGGTTGTCATGAGAGCTACCTCTGTAAAGTCAACAGGAAGGAAGACTACGACCAATGCCTTCAGACCATGCTGGAGAAAGGAAAGCTGTGGTTTCGCTGCAGCGCATGCTCAGCCACAGCACAGAACGCGGCCGACATTCATGCTCACGTCTCTGAAGcgcacagaaaagagaaaagcgACGAGGAGCAGCCATATGTGATCAAGTGTGGCGTCTGCACCAAAGCATTCCAAAACACCGAGGGCGCTCAGCAGCACTTCCACAGGAAGCACGCCGCCTTCCAGAAGCCCGCCACGACCCATGGCGGAGCCGACAGAAGCAGCACGGGCCAGCTTGCTGCTAGTGTCTCACACACTGAGAAAAACCCGAAACAGGCGAGCCACCAGAAACACCCCGATGTAGAAAGGGGCGCTGAGCACGACGTGCGCTGCCAGAACATAG aGGAGGAAGTTGAGCTTCCAGACGTGGACTACCTGCGAACCATGACTCATATAGTCTTTGTAGATTTTGATAACTGGTCGAACTTTTTTGGTCATCTACCTGGGCATCTTAATCAAggaacatttatttggggctttcAAG GGGGAAACACCAATTGGAAGCCTCCTCTCAGCTGTAAGGTCTATAATTACTTGAACAGGATTGGATGCTTCTTTCTTCATCCTCGCTGTAGTAAAAGAAAAGATGCTGCTGATTTtgccatatgtatgcat AGTGTGACAGCGATGACAGCTCAGGCATGA